The Eretmochelys imbricata isolate rEreImb1 chromosome 4, rEreImb1.hap1, whole genome shotgun sequence sequence attgatttcaattacaacccagaatacaaagtggacagtgctcactttatatttatttttattacaaatatttgcactgtaaaaaacaaaagaaatcgtatttttcaattaacctaatcaagtattgtagtgcaatctctttgtcatggaagttgaacttaaaaatgtagaattatgtacaaaaaataactgcattcaaagatAAAACTacgtaaaactttagcgcctacaagtccactcagtcctacttcttgttcagccaatcactcagacaaacaagtttgtttacattttcaggagataatgctgcctgcttcttgttcacaatgtcacctgaaagtgagaacaggcatggcACTGTTGCAACTGGCGTCCCAAGAtagatatttacataccagatgcgctaaagattcatatgtcccgtTATGCTttatccaccattccagaggatgtgtcCATACTAACGACAGGTTCCGCTCGATATCCAAAGCAATGCGGACCGATgtgtgttcattttcataatctgagtcagatgccaccagcagaaggctgattttcttttttggtggttcagattctgtagtttctgcaacggagtgttgctcttttaagacttctgaaagcatgctccacacctcatccctctcagctATAGCActtaacccaaggtttaagaatctgaaatgccttccaaaatctatgTTTAGAAATCCCACATTGTTAcctgctttgcattttgtcaaatatgcagcgaaagtgttcttaaaatgaacatgtgctgagtcatctgagactactatagcatgaaatatattgcagaatgtgggtaaaacagagctggagacatacaattctcccccaaagagttcggtcacaaatttaattaatgcattgttttttttaaatgagcgtcatcagtacggaagcatgtcctctggaatggtggccaaagcacgaaggggcatacgaatgttaggcatatctggaacgtaaataccttgcaatgccggctataaaagtcccatgcaaacgcctgttctcactttctggtgacaatgtaaataagaagtgggcagcattatctcctgtaaatgtaaacaaacttgcttgtcttagcgattggctgaacaagaagtaggactgagtggcttgtaggctctaaagttttgcattgacttgtttgagtgcagttatgtaacaaaaaaaaaaaatctacatttgtaagttgcgttttcatgataaagagattgcactacaatacttgtatgaggtgaactgaaaagttttttatagtgcaaatatttgtaataaaaataatataaagtgagcagtgtataCTTCgtaatctgtgttgtaattgaaatcaatatatttgaaaatgtagaaaaatactgCATTTTGCACTCAACTGTCAACATGTGAATGTCAAGGCTGAACCATTTTATAGACGTTAAGAGATGAAGGAGGATTTAGGAGTGTGGGAACAGTTTCTGATGCATTGTAATAGGGGGTTCTTTTTTGGAGGGAGGAATGGATGATAGAGGCAGTTTTAAAGATTCACTTAGATGCACTGGGAGGAGAATAGGTTTTGGGGTATTTCACCAAGGCAGCTGGTGTGCTCAGAAATAGCCCTGGTTGGATACAAAAATGGATAGTAAAGGATGTAGGCTTCCtgaaatttttttccattttagtgGCAGAGACTATTTGGGGAATGAATTTCGCAAACAAAAGAGTGCATTTCTGGAGTGACAGCATGTTGGTGTTACATGTTAGTAAGCACCAGTCCTCCAGATTGCCCAGGGTTATAAGGTTGACTAGAGCATTCATCCTGCAGTGTTTCAACTTTAACATCTGTTTTTCTGCCAAAGATGTTCCCAGGATTCATAATGGAATAGACAATGCATTGTCTTGATTTCAAGTGGATGGATTTTGGGAGCTGGTGCCAGGAGCCAATAAGGAAACCAAACAGATGATGGTGTCTCATGATGGCTTGTCTCATGATGGCTCTTGGGGCAGTACACCGATTGGTAGAGACACTAACATTCAGGGCTTATGACAGAAGCTTTAACAATTTTGTGTAATTTCAAGGAGGGACGGCCTCCCTGTGATATGGCCTATTCCAGAGGACCAGATACTTCACTACATGTTTTTTCTGGCAACATGGGCTGACATTCTCTACCAGCTCCAGTTGCCTATCGGGCTTTACATTTGCTAGTAGGGCAACGGGTACCCAGATCCTTGTACTAGAATCTTAGTCTGGAGGTTTGTAATGAGATGGTTTTGAGACACAGGCCCTAGGCAGGATCCTTGTTGTCCCATCACTGTTCAGATGCTTAGGGATTTGGTGAAAGTTCTCCAGCAAACATGCATAGGAGGTGGCCTTGTTCAAGGCTGCGTTCCTGGTAGCATTTCTTAGAGCTTTTAGAGTCAGTGAACCAGTGACTGGGTTGGTAAGGGATAACTCAGGAAGAGCTTCTGAGTACAGTGATTTACAGTGGGAAGAGAGATCAGAGGATGTTGAAAACAGATCGGGAGAGAGAAGGCAACATAAGTCTTTCATGCTACAGGAGGGGGATGAGGTAAGGATTTGTCCGGTAGGGTCATTAAGGACTTACGTAGCCTTGAGACAGGTGGGGGGAGCCCCTCTTTATGTATGATGATGGAAGATCCCTCACATCCAACCAATTTGTTACCATTTTAAGAAAATGGCTTATAATGTCCCTTACAAAAGGGACACAGTTATCAGATAAAATGGATTAGAAGGGAATTTAGAGGAAAGTTGGGTAAGTGGGGTTTGGGGAACCTAACATCTGGTATAGCAGGGAGCTAACCCCTGTTTCTTTTCAGCCCCCTTCAACTTTATACgaggtgagggctgcggggtccCAGCAACTGGCTGGCTGGGACTAGGTTGGATGGAGAAGGGCTTGATGGCAGCCGCCAAGATAAGGGGAAACAATTACGAAAATAATGACCCACACTGTGTGATTTATTGCTCAGATATTTTAGgtgaataaagttgtggcctaattaaaacGTATCTATTGCCTCCTGTCTTTCTTTCAGAGTAACCTGACATTGTGTCTGACAGAGCTAAAGGACTGGCCCAAAGTATGTTGGGAAATTATTGGTAAGGTCAGAATTTACCTGCAATTCTTCATCTGTTAAATTCTCTCCTAGCTCCTTGGCAACTCTCttcaaatttttgaaagaaatctttcctgtcCCATCATCATCCAATAATCTGAAGGCTTTCAAGATTTCTTCTTTTGAATCTTTCTCATTCtaaaatgaaatcaagaaaaaataaaaacccattgTTTAAATGTCCTCATTCGTTTATCACATTTGATTTTTCAGACGAAGTAGATGATTACCATTTTTTGGGTCATCATGGCCAAAAAGTCTTCAAATTCAATGGTGCCACTTCCTTCTTTGTCGATATCTGTGATCATTTTTttaacttcttctttctttggctCAAAGCCTAGTGCACGCATTGCTACCTGTAACAAAGAGCAATTCAGTTAACATACGTATACAACAAGATGCCACTAGAATTATACCTAAACCATTTGCATTAAGCAGTGTTTCAGTTCTTTTCCTCAAACTGCAACTATAACTTAAAGCATATAAATCACAAAGAAATTCTTATCTACATTTCTCATCCTTTTGGTAATGGCATTTTTCTTCCGGAGTTGAGTAGTTTTTTGTGACTGTAACACTCACCGCTCTAACAAAAACAACATAAATTTCTTACCTTGAAAATCAATATGtaagttattttacagatgaacTGAATTGTTGAACTGggacttcagtgagaacaggaGACCTGCAGAGACTTGATCCTACTCCTATTGAACTATACAGCAAAACTCTCACTAATGTCAAGGTAAGCTACTATTCTACTTATTGATATATAAACAGTTAAAAGGAATCCCCATTCCTAGCTCT is a genomic window containing:
- the LOC144264001 gene encoding uncharacterized protein LOC144264001 isoform X1; protein product: MASNYRKAGVGASQRKKSGLKPELTEEQKQEIREAFDLFDTDGSGSIDVKELKVAMRALGFEPKKEEVKKMITDIDKEGSGTIEFEDFLAMMTQKMNEKDSKEEILKAFRLLDDDGTGKISFKNLKRVAKELGENLTDEELQKLQNLNHQKRKSAFCWWHLTQIMKMNTHRSALLWISSGTCR
- the LOC144264001 gene encoding centrin-1 isoform X3, producing the protein MASNYRKAGVGASQRKKSGLKPELTEEQKQEIREAFDLFDTDGSGSIDVKELKVAMRALGFEPKKEEVKKMITDIDKEGSGTIEFEDFLAMMTQKMNEKDSKEEILKAFRLLDDDGTGKISFKNLKRVAKELGENLTDEELQVLMSEALLSFYCSFKYLE
- the LOC144264001 gene encoding uncharacterized protein LOC144264001 isoform X2 — its product is MASNYRKAGVGASQRKKSGLKPELTEEQKQEIREAFDLFDTDGSGSIDVKELKVAMRALGFEPKKEEVKKMITDIDKEGSGTIEFEDFLAMMTQKMNEKDSKEEILKAFRLLDDDGTGKISFKNLKRVAKELGENLTDEELQEMIDEADRDGDGEVNEQEFLRIMKKTSLY